The proteins below are encoded in one region of Rhinolophus sinicus isolate RSC01 linkage group LG07, ASM3656204v1, whole genome shotgun sequence:
- the RAPGEF2 gene encoding rap guanine nucleotide exchange factor 2 isoform X14 yields MKPLAIPANHGVMGQQEKHSLPADFTKLHLTDSLHPQVTHVSSSHSGCSITSDSGSSSLSDIYQATESEAGDMDLSGLPETAVDSEDDDDEEDIERASDPLMSRDIVRDCLEKDPIDRTDDDIEQLLEFMHQLPAFANMTMSVRRELCAVMVFAVVERAGTIVLNDGEELDSWSVILNGSVEVTYPDGKAEILCMGNSFGVSPTMDKEYMKGIMRTKVDDCQFVCIAQQDYCRILNQVEKNMQKVEEEGEIVMVKEHRELDRTGTRKGHIVIKGTSERLTMHLVEEHSVVDPTFIEDFLLTYRTFLSSPMEVGKKLLEWFNDPSLRDKVTRVVLLWVNNHFNDFEGDPAMTRFLEEFENNLEREKMGGHLRLLNIACAAKAKRRLMTLTKPSREAPLPFLLLGGSEKGFGIFVDSVDSGSKATEAGLKRGDQILEVNGQNFENIQLSKAMEILRNNTHLSITVKTNLFVFKELLTRLSEEKRNGAPHLPKIGDIKKASRYSIPDLAVDVEQVIGLEKVNKKSKANTVGGRNKLKKILDKTRISILPQKPYNDIGIGQSQDDSIVGLRQTKHIPTALPVSGTLSSSNPDLLQSHHRILDFSTTPDLPDQVLRVFKADQQSRYIMISKDTTAKEVVIQAIREFAVTATPDQYSLCEVSVTPEGVIKQRRLPDQLSKLADRIQLSGRYYLKNNMETETLCSDEDAQELLRESQISLLQLSTVEVATQLSMRNFELFRNIEPTEYIDDLFKLKSKTSCANLKKFEEVINQETFWVASEILRETNQLKRMKIIKHFIKIALHCRECKNFNSMFAIISGLNLAPVARLRTTWEKLPNKYEKLFQDLQDLFDPSRNMAKYRNVLNSQNLQPPIIPLFPVIKKDLTFLHEGNDSKVDGLVNFEKLRMIAKEIRHVGRMASVNMDPALMFRTRKKKWRSLGSLSQGSTNATVLDVAQTGGHKKRVRRSSFLNAKKLYEDAQMARKVKQYLSNLELEMDEESLQTLSLQCEPATNTLPKNPGDKKPVKTETSPVAPRAGSQQKAQSQPQPSQPQPPHRVSQGLQVPAVSLYPSRKKVPVKDLPPFGINSPQALKKILSLSEEGSLERHKKQAEDTISNASSQLSSPPTSPQSSPRKGYTLAPSGTVDNFSDSGHSEISSRSSIVSNSSFDSVPVSLHDERRQRHSVSIVETNLGVGRTERRTMIEPDQYSLGSYAPTSESRGLYATATVISSPSTEELSQDQGDRASLDAADSGRGSWTSCSSGSHDNIQTIQHQRSWETLPFGHTHFDYSGDPASGWASSSHMDQIMFSDHSTKYNRQNQSRESLEQAQSRASWASSTGYWGEDSEGDTGTIKRRGGKDVSIEAESSSIPSVTTEETKPVPMPAHIAVTSTTAKGLIARKEGRYREPPPTPPGYIGIPITDFPEGAAHPTRKPPDYNVALQRSRMVARPADTAGPAPAQQPHPLPASGRPGNKPQWHKPNECDPRLTPYQSQGFSAEEDEDEQVSAV; encoded by the exons GCCACAGAAAGCGAGGCTGGTGATATGGACCTGAGTGGACTGCCAGAAACAGCAGTGGATTCTGAAGATGACGACGATGAAGAAGACATCGAGAGAGCATCGGATCCTCTGATGAGCAGGGACATTGTTCGAGACTGCCTGGAGAAGGACCCAATTGACAGGACAGACGATGACATTG aaCAACTCCTGGAATTTATGCACCAGTTGCCTGCTTTTGCCAATATGACAATGTCGGTGAGACGAGAACTCTGTGCTGTAATGGTATTTGCAGTGGTAGAAAGAGCTGGGACCATAGTGTTAAATGATGGCGAAGAg cTGGACTCCTGGTCAGTGATTCTGAATGGTTCTGTAGAAGTGACTTATCCAGATGGAAAAGCAGAAATATTATGTATGGGAAATAGTTTTGGTGTCTCTCCAACCATGGACAAAGAATACATGAAAGGAATAATGAGAACAAAGGTGGATGACTGCCAG TTTGTCTGCATAGCCCAGCAAGATTATTGCCGTATTCTCAACCAAGTAGAAAAGAATATGCAAaaagtggaggaggaaggagaaattgTTATGGTGAAAGAACATCGAGAACTTGACCGAACTGGAACAAGGAAGGGACACATTGTCATTAAG GGCACCTCAGAAAGACTCACAATGCATTTGGTGGAAGAGCATTCAGTAGTGGATCCAACGTTCATAGAAGACTTCCTGTTGACCTATAGGACTTTTCTTTCTAGCCCCATGGAAGTGGGCAAGAAGTTATTGGAGTGGTTTAATGACCCGAGCCTCAGGGATAAG GTTACACGGGTAGTATTATTGTGGGTGAATAATCACTTCAATGACTTTGAAGGAGATCCTGCTATGACTCGATTTctagaagaatttgaaaataatctgGAACGAGAG AAAATGGGTGGACATCTAAGGCTGTTAAATATTGCATGTGCAGCTAAAGCAAAAAGAAGACTGATGACATTAACAAAACCATCCCGAGAAGctcctctgccttttctcttgcttggaggctcagagaagggattTGGAATTTTTGTGGACAGTGTCGATTCTGGTAGCAAAGCAACTGAAGCAGGCTTGAAACGAGGGGATCAG atattagaAGTAAATGgtcaaaactttgaaaatattcagcTATCAAAAGCCATGGAAATTCTTAGAAATAACACGCACTTGTCTATCACTGTGAAAACCAATTTATTTG tatTTAAAGAACTTCTAACAAGATtgtcagaagagaaaagaaatggtgcCCCTCACCTTCCTAAAATTGGTGACATCAAAAAGGCCAGTCGCTACTCCATTCCAGATCTTGCTGTAGATGTAGAACAGGTGATAGGacttgaaaaagtaaataaaaaaagtaaagccAACACTGTTGGAGGAAGGAACAAGCTGAAAAAGATACTTGACAAGACTCGGATCAGTATCTTGCCACAGAAACCATATAA tGATATTGGGATTGGTCAGTCTCAAGATGACAGCATAGTAGGACTAAGGCAGACAAAGCACATCCCGACTGCATTGCCCGTCAGTGGAACCTTATCATCCAGTAATCCTGATTTATTGCAGTCTCATCATCGCATTTTAGACTTCAGCACCACCCCTG ACTTGCCAGATCAAGTGCTAAGGGTTTTTAAGGCTGATCAGCAAAGCCGATATATCATGATCAGCAAGGACACCACAGCGAAGGAAGTGGTCATTCAGGCCATCAGGGAGTTTGCTGTGACTGCCACCCCCGATCAGTACTCACTCTGTGAGGTCTCTGTCACACCTGAGGGAGTCATCAAACAAAGAAGACTTCCAGATCAGCTTTCCAAACTTGCCGATAGGATACAGCTCAGTGGAAG atattacTTGAAAAACAACATGGAAACAGAAACCCTTTGTTCAGATGAAGATGCTCAGGAGTTGTTGAGAGAGAGTCAGATTTCTCTACTGCAGCTCAGCACTGTTGAAGTTGCCACTCAGCTCTCAATGCGCAATTTTGAACTCTTCCGCAACATCGAACCTACtgaatatatagatgatttatttaaACTCAAATCAAAAACCAGCTGTGCCAACCTGAAGAAATTTGAAGAAGTCATTAACCAGGAAACGTTCTGGGTAGCATCTGAAATTCTGAGAGAGACGAACCAGCTGAAGAGGATGAAGATCATTAAGCATTTCATCAAGATAGCACTGCACTGCAGGGAATGCAAGAATTTTAACTCAATGTTTGCAATCATCAG TGGCCTAAACCTGGCACCAGTAGCAAGGTTGCGAACCACCTGGGAAAAACTTCCCAATAAATACGAAAAGCTATTTCAAGATCTCCAAGACCTGTTTGATCCTTCCAGAAACATGGCAAAATATCGCAATGTCCTCAATAGTCAAAACTTACAACCTCCCATAATCCCTTTATTCCCCGTTATCAAGAAGGATCTCACATTCCTTCACGAAG GAAATGACTCAAAAGTTGATGGGCTGGTCAATTTTGAGAAGCTAAGGATGATCGCAAAAGAAATTCGTCATGTTGGCCGAATGGCTTCAGTTAACATGGACCCTGCCCTCATGTTCAGGACTCG gaagaagaaatggaggagTTTAGG GTCTCTCAGCCAGGGTAGTACAAATGCAACAGTGCTAGATGTTGCTCAGACAGGTGGTCATAAAAAGCGGGTACGCCGTAGTTCCTTTCTCAATGCCAAAAAGCTTTATGAAGATGCCCAAATGGCTCGGAAAGTGAAGCAGTACCTGTCCAATTTGGAGCTAGAAATGGATGAGGAGAGTCTTCAGACGTTATCACTGCAGTGTGAGCCGGCAACCAACACAT TACCGAAGAATCCTGGTGACAAAAAGCCTGTCAAAACCGAGACCTCCCCGGTGGCTCCAAGGGCAGGGTCACAGCAGAAAGCGCAGTCGCAGCCACAGCCTTCACAACCGCAGCCACCCCATAGAGTCAGCCAAGGGCTGCAGGTTCCTGCCGTGTCCCTTTATCCTTCACGAAAGAAAGTGCCGGTGAAGGATCTCCCACCCTTTG gCATAAACTCTCCACaagctttaaagaaaattctttctttgtctgaagAAGGAAGTCTGGAGCGTCATAAGAAACAAGCAGAAGATACAATATCAAATGCGTCTTCACAGCTTTCTTCTCCTCCCACTTCTCCACAAAGTTCTCCAAGGAAAG GCTATACTTTGGCTCCCAGTGGTACTGTGGATAATTTTTCAGATTCTGGTCACAGTGAAATTTCTTCACGATCCAGTATCGTCAGCAATTCTTCCTTCGACTCAGTGCCAGTCTCGCTGCATGACGAGAGGCGTCAGCGGCATTCTGTCAGCATCGTGGAAACAAACCTGGGTGTGGGCAGGACGGAAAGGCGGACCATGATTGAACCTGACCAGTACAGCTTAGG GTCCTACGCACCAACGTCTGAGAGTCGGGGCTTATATGCCACAGCTACAGTAATCTCTTCTCCAAGCACAGAGGAGCTTTCCCAAGACCAGGGGGATCGGGCTTCACTCGATGCTGCCGACAGTGGCCGTGGGAGCTGGACCTCATGCTCAAGTGGTTCCCATGATAATATACAGACCATCCAGCACCAGAGAAGCTGGGAAACACTTCCGTTCGGGCACACTCACTTTGATTATTCAGGGGATCCTGCAAGTGGATGGGCCTCAAGCAGCCATATGGACCAAATTATGTTTTCTGATCATAGCACAAAATATAACAGGCAAAATCAAAGTAGAGAGAGTCTTGAACAAGCCCAATCCCGGGCAAGCTGGGCCTCTTCCACAGGCTACTGGGGAGAAGACTCAGAAGGTGACACAGGCACAATAAAGCGAAGGGGAGGGAAAGATGTTTCCATTGAAGCTGAAAGCAGCAGCATACCATCTGTGAccacagaagaaaccaaacctgttCCCATGCCTGCCCACATAGCTGTGACATCAACTACTGCAAAGGGACTTATCG CGCGAAAGGAGGGCAGGTATCGAGAGCCCCCGCCCACCCCTCCAGGCTACATCGGAATCCCCATCACTGACTTCCCCGAAGGGGCTGCCCATCCAACGAGGAAACCTCCGGACTACAACGTGGCGCTGCAGCGATCCCGGATGGTCGCCCGCCCCGCCGACACGGCCGGGCCTGCCCCCGCGCAGCAGCCGCACCCGCTTCCTGCGAGCGGCAGGCCGGGGAACAAGCCGCAGTGGCACAAACCCAACGAGTGCGACCCGCGCCTCACCCCCTATCAGTCTCAAGGGTTTTCCGCCGAGGAGGACG AAGATGAACAAGTATCTGCTGTTTGA
- the RAPGEF2 gene encoding rap guanine nucleotide exchange factor 2 isoform X9, whose protein sequence is MIVVDYMDENEEYFQRQASHRQSRRRFRKINQKGERQTIIDTVDPYPVGKPPLPRGYHTECTKSQLPADFTKLHLTDSLHPQVTHVSSSHSGCSITSDSGSSSLSDIYQATESEAGDMDLSGLPETAVDSEDDDDEEDIERASDPLMSRDIVRDCLEKDPIDRTDDDIEQLLEFMHQLPAFANMTMSVRRELCAVMVFAVVERAGTIVLNDGEELDSWSVILNGSVEVTYPDGKAEILCMGNSFGVSPTMDKEYMKGIMRTKVDDCQFVCIAQQDYCRILNQVEKNMQKVEEEGEIVMVKEHRELDRTGTRKGHIVIKGTSERLTMHLVEEHSVVDPTFIEDFLLTYRTFLSSPMEVGKKLLEWFNDPSLRDKVTRVVLLWVNNHFNDFEGDPAMTRFLEEFENNLEREKMGGHLRLLNIACAAKAKRRLMTLTKPSREAPLPFLLLGGSEKGFGIFVDSVDSGSKATEAGLKRGDQILEVNGQNFENIQLSKAMEILRNNTHLSITVKTNLFVFKELLTRLSEEKRNGAPHLPKIGDIKKASRYSIPDLAVDVEQVIGLEKVNKKSKANTVGGRNKLKKILDKTRISILPQKPYNDIGIGQSQDDSIVGLRQTKHIPTALPVSGTLSSSNPDLLQSHHRILDFSTTPDLPDQVLRVFKADQQSRYIMISKDTTAKEVVIQAIREFAVTATPDQYSLCEVSVTPEGVIKQRRLPDQLSKLADRIQLSGRYYLKNNMETETLCSDEDAQELLRESQISLLQLSTVEVATQLSMRNFELFRNIEPTEYIDDLFKLKSKTSCANLKKFEEVINQETFWVASEILRETNQLKRMKIIKHFIKIALHCRECKNFNSMFAIISGLNLAPVARLRTTWEKLPNKYEKLFQDLQDLFDPSRNMAKYRNVLNSQNLQPPIIPLFPVIKKDLTFLHEGNDSKVDGLVNFEKLRMIAKEIRHVGRMASVNMDPALMFRTRKKKWRSLGSLSQGSTNATVLDVAQTGGHKKRVRRSSFLNAKKLYEDAQMARKVKQYLSNLELEMDEESLQTLSLQCEPATNTLPKNPGDKKPVKTETSPVAPRAGSQQKAQSQPQPSQPQPPHRVSQGLQVPAVSLYPSRKKVPVKDLPPFGINSPQALKKILSLSEEGSLERHKKQAEDTISNASSQLSSPPTSPQSSPRKGGSGNQLRSFGSGQLDLTSSSSSLGSENSNKNNNAPRTCGIGYTLAPSGTVDNFSDSGHSEISSRSSIVSNSSFDSVPVSLHDERRQRHSVSIVETNLGVGRTERRTMIEPDQYSLGSYAPTSESRGLYATATVISSPSTEELSQDQGDRASLDAADSGRGSWTSCSSGSHDNIQTIQHQRSWETLPFGHTHFDYSGDPASGWASSSHMDQIMFSDHSTKYNRQNQSRESLEQAQSRASWASSTGYWGEDSEGDTGTIKRRGGKDVSIEAESSSIPSVTTEETKPVPMPAHIAVTSTTAKGLIARKEGRYREPPPTPPGYIGIPITDFPEGAAHPTRKPPDYNVALQRSRMVARPADTAGPAPAQQPHPLPASGRPGNKPQWHKPNECDPRLTPYQSQGFSAEEDEDEQVSAV, encoded by the exons GCCACAGAAAGCGAGGCTGGTGATATGGACCTGAGTGGACTGCCAGAAACAGCAGTGGATTCTGAAGATGACGACGATGAAGAAGACATCGAGAGAGCATCGGATCCTCTGATGAGCAGGGACATTGTTCGAGACTGCCTGGAGAAGGACCCAATTGACAGGACAGACGATGACATTG aaCAACTCCTGGAATTTATGCACCAGTTGCCTGCTTTTGCCAATATGACAATGTCGGTGAGACGAGAACTCTGTGCTGTAATGGTATTTGCAGTGGTAGAAAGAGCTGGGACCATAGTGTTAAATGATGGCGAAGAg cTGGACTCCTGGTCAGTGATTCTGAATGGTTCTGTAGAAGTGACTTATCCAGATGGAAAAGCAGAAATATTATGTATGGGAAATAGTTTTGGTGTCTCTCCAACCATGGACAAAGAATACATGAAAGGAATAATGAGAACAAAGGTGGATGACTGCCAG TTTGTCTGCATAGCCCAGCAAGATTATTGCCGTATTCTCAACCAAGTAGAAAAGAATATGCAAaaagtggaggaggaaggagaaattgTTATGGTGAAAGAACATCGAGAACTTGACCGAACTGGAACAAGGAAGGGACACATTGTCATTAAG GGCACCTCAGAAAGACTCACAATGCATTTGGTGGAAGAGCATTCAGTAGTGGATCCAACGTTCATAGAAGACTTCCTGTTGACCTATAGGACTTTTCTTTCTAGCCCCATGGAAGTGGGCAAGAAGTTATTGGAGTGGTTTAATGACCCGAGCCTCAGGGATAAG GTTACACGGGTAGTATTATTGTGGGTGAATAATCACTTCAATGACTTTGAAGGAGATCCTGCTATGACTCGATTTctagaagaatttgaaaataatctgGAACGAGAG AAAATGGGTGGACATCTAAGGCTGTTAAATATTGCATGTGCAGCTAAAGCAAAAAGAAGACTGATGACATTAACAAAACCATCCCGAGAAGctcctctgccttttctcttgcttggaggctcagagaagggattTGGAATTTTTGTGGACAGTGTCGATTCTGGTAGCAAAGCAACTGAAGCAGGCTTGAAACGAGGGGATCAG atattagaAGTAAATGgtcaaaactttgaaaatattcagcTATCAAAAGCCATGGAAATTCTTAGAAATAACACGCACTTGTCTATCACTGTGAAAACCAATTTATTTG tatTTAAAGAACTTCTAACAAGATtgtcagaagagaaaagaaatggtgcCCCTCACCTTCCTAAAATTGGTGACATCAAAAAGGCCAGTCGCTACTCCATTCCAGATCTTGCTGTAGATGTAGAACAGGTGATAGGacttgaaaaagtaaataaaaaaagtaaagccAACACTGTTGGAGGAAGGAACAAGCTGAAAAAGATACTTGACAAGACTCGGATCAGTATCTTGCCACAGAAACCATATAA tGATATTGGGATTGGTCAGTCTCAAGATGACAGCATAGTAGGACTAAGGCAGACAAAGCACATCCCGACTGCATTGCCCGTCAGTGGAACCTTATCATCCAGTAATCCTGATTTATTGCAGTCTCATCATCGCATTTTAGACTTCAGCACCACCCCTG ACTTGCCAGATCAAGTGCTAAGGGTTTTTAAGGCTGATCAGCAAAGCCGATATATCATGATCAGCAAGGACACCACAGCGAAGGAAGTGGTCATTCAGGCCATCAGGGAGTTTGCTGTGACTGCCACCCCCGATCAGTACTCACTCTGTGAGGTCTCTGTCACACCTGAGGGAGTCATCAAACAAAGAAGACTTCCAGATCAGCTTTCCAAACTTGCCGATAGGATACAGCTCAGTGGAAG atattacTTGAAAAACAACATGGAAACAGAAACCCTTTGTTCAGATGAAGATGCTCAGGAGTTGTTGAGAGAGAGTCAGATTTCTCTACTGCAGCTCAGCACTGTTGAAGTTGCCACTCAGCTCTCAATGCGCAATTTTGAACTCTTCCGCAACATCGAACCTACtgaatatatagatgatttatttaaACTCAAATCAAAAACCAGCTGTGCCAACCTGAAGAAATTTGAAGAAGTCATTAACCAGGAAACGTTCTGGGTAGCATCTGAAATTCTGAGAGAGACGAACCAGCTGAAGAGGATGAAGATCATTAAGCATTTCATCAAGATAGCACTGCACTGCAGGGAATGCAAGAATTTTAACTCAATGTTTGCAATCATCAG TGGCCTAAACCTGGCACCAGTAGCAAGGTTGCGAACCACCTGGGAAAAACTTCCCAATAAATACGAAAAGCTATTTCAAGATCTCCAAGACCTGTTTGATCCTTCCAGAAACATGGCAAAATATCGCAATGTCCTCAATAGTCAAAACTTACAACCTCCCATAATCCCTTTATTCCCCGTTATCAAGAAGGATCTCACATTCCTTCACGAAG GAAATGACTCAAAAGTTGATGGGCTGGTCAATTTTGAGAAGCTAAGGATGATCGCAAAAGAAATTCGTCATGTTGGCCGAATGGCTTCAGTTAACATGGACCCTGCCCTCATGTTCAGGACTCG gaagaagaaatggaggagTTTAGG GTCTCTCAGCCAGGGTAGTACAAATGCAACAGTGCTAGATGTTGCTCAGACAGGTGGTCATAAAAAGCGGGTACGCCGTAGTTCCTTTCTCAATGCCAAAAAGCTTTATGAAGATGCCCAAATGGCTCGGAAAGTGAAGCAGTACCTGTCCAATTTGGAGCTAGAAATGGATGAGGAGAGTCTTCAGACGTTATCACTGCAGTGTGAGCCGGCAACCAACACAT TACCGAAGAATCCTGGTGACAAAAAGCCTGTCAAAACCGAGACCTCCCCGGTGGCTCCAAGGGCAGGGTCACAGCAGAAAGCGCAGTCGCAGCCACAGCCTTCACAACCGCAGCCACCCCATAGAGTCAGCCAAGGGCTGCAGGTTCCTGCCGTGTCCCTTTATCCTTCACGAAAGAAAGTGCCGGTGAAGGATCTCCCACCCTTTG gCATAAACTCTCCACaagctttaaagaaaattctttctttgtctgaagAAGGAAGTCTGGAGCGTCATAAGAAACAAGCAGAAGATACAATATCAAATGCGTCTTCACAGCTTTCTTCTCCTCCCACTTCTCCACAAAGTTCTCCAAGGAAAG GTGGCAGTGGCAATCAACTGAGATCTTTTGGCTCCGGGCAATTGGACTTAACCAGTTCCTCCTCTTCTCTTGGAAGTGAGAACAGTAACAAGAATAACAATGCACCACGGACCTGTGGGATAG GCTATACTTTGGCTCCCAGTGGTACTGTGGATAATTTTTCAGATTCTGGTCACAGTGAAATTTCTTCACGATCCAGTATCGTCAGCAATTCTTCCTTCGACTCAGTGCCAGTCTCGCTGCATGACGAGAGGCGTCAGCGGCATTCTGTCAGCATCGTGGAAACAAACCTGGGTGTGGGCAGGACGGAAAGGCGGACCATGATTGAACCTGACCAGTACAGCTTAGG GTCCTACGCACCAACGTCTGAGAGTCGGGGCTTATATGCCACAGCTACAGTAATCTCTTCTCCAAGCACAGAGGAGCTTTCCCAAGACCAGGGGGATCGGGCTTCACTCGATGCTGCCGACAGTGGCCGTGGGAGCTGGACCTCATGCTCAAGTGGTTCCCATGATAATATACAGACCATCCAGCACCAGAGAAGCTGGGAAACACTTCCGTTCGGGCACACTCACTTTGATTATTCAGGGGATCCTGCAAGTGGATGGGCCTCAAGCAGCCATATGGACCAAATTATGTTTTCTGATCATAGCACAAAATATAACAGGCAAAATCAAAGTAGAGAGAGTCTTGAACAAGCCCAATCCCGGGCAAGCTGGGCCTCTTCCACAGGCTACTGGGGAGAAGACTCAGAAGGTGACACAGGCACAATAAAGCGAAGGGGAGGGAAAGATGTTTCCATTGAAGCTGAAAGCAGCAGCATACCATCTGTGAccacagaagaaaccaaacctgttCCCATGCCTGCCCACATAGCTGTGACATCAACTACTGCAAAGGGACTTATCG CGCGAAAGGAGGGCAGGTATCGAGAGCCCCCGCCCACCCCTCCAGGCTACATCGGAATCCCCATCACTGACTTCCCCGAAGGGGCTGCCCATCCAACGAGGAAACCTCCGGACTACAACGTGGCGCTGCAGCGATCCCGGATGGTCGCCCGCCCCGCCGACACGGCCGGGCCTGCCCCCGCGCAGCAGCCGCACCCGCTTCCTGCGAGCGGCAGGCCGGGGAACAAGCCGCAGTGGCACAAACCCAACGAGTGCGACCCGCGCCTCACCCCCTATCAGTCTCAAGGGTTTTCCGCCGAGGAGGACG AAGATGAACAAGTATCTGCTGTTTGA